From the Lathyrus oleraceus cultivar Zhongwan6 chromosome 3, CAAS_Psat_ZW6_1.0, whole genome shotgun sequence genome, the window TTTCCATCCAAAAAAATGCATCTATCTCTAAACCCATCATTCTCATCATGTATCTCGCTCACACAATGAGctttttcaaaatcaattttaaacaataaaaCATTCTCACCTTTTCCTCTTTCCAAAATCAACAATTTCAATAAGGTGAAAACTTCATCCAAGATTTGGCACCACATAAGGTCTCTAACCACCATAAATAAACTTTACACCTCTCAATCTCATCGTCAATAATTGACACAATTTTGTATAGACAAACAAATTAGTTTGAATTTATTTAAGGACTAAATTGACAATTTATTCAGTTAGGTTGTGAGACTTATAACCTAAGATACTTAAAAAAATACATTGACAAAACTAACTCTACCTAGAAAATGAACATCTCAAAATTAAAAGAAGTACACATGAGACAATATCCTAGATCTCCATTTAGTCATGATCATTTCTGTCCTGATTTGATGAATACATTATACCAAAACTCCATTTCTTCACTTATCTGACATGAACCATGATTTCCTATATTTTCTTCTAACTTAGCATCACAAAAGACAATAGATGGTGAAGCTAAACCATTACCATCACTTGCTTGTGCCTCTTGCAATTGCAAAGTATATGAGTAACCAGAAATATTGGCATTATGGACCTTTTTCTTCAAATGTGTATGCCAAAAATTCTTTACTTCGTTATCTGTTCTTCCCGGTAATCTTGCTGCAATAGTAGACCATCTGA encodes:
- the LOC127132202 gene encoding transcription factor MYB4, which encodes MAKTLCCERMGMRKGPWSAEEDHILISHIQTHGHANWRALPKQAGLLRCGKSCRLRWINYLRPDIKRGKFSEEEQDSILKLHQSLGNKWSTIAARLPGRTDNEVKNFWHTHLKKKVHNANISGYSYTLQLQEAQASDGNGLASPSIVFCDAKLEENIGNHGSCQISEEMEFWYNVFIKSGQK